The proteins below are encoded in one region of Belonocnema kinseyi isolate 2016_QV_RU_SX_M_011 chromosome 3, B_treatae_v1, whole genome shotgun sequence:
- the LOC117169997 gene encoding S-adenosylmethionine synthase-like, with protein MKHRKSNQKTSCPSDAGLTGRKIIVDTYGGWGAHGGGAFSGKDFTKVDRSAAYAARWVAKSLVKANLCRRCLVQVSYAIGVAEPLSITVFDYGTSKHSQKDLLGIVRKNFDLRPGKIVKELNLRNPIYQQTSTYGHFGRDGFSWEQPKPLIFD; from the exons ATGAAACACCGAAAGTCCAATCAAAAAACTTCCTGTCCT agcGATGCTGGACTCACGGGTCGTAAAATAATTGTAGACACATATGGAGGATGGGGTGCTCATGGCGGTGGAGCCTTTTCCGGAAAAGATTTTACCAAAGTAGACAGATCTGCAGCCTACGCAGCGAGATGGGTCGCCAAATCGCTAGTGAAGGCCAATCTTTGCAGGCGTTGTCTCGTCCAG GTTTCGTATGCAATCGGAGTGGCTGAACCTCTCTCGATCACCGTTTTCGACTACGGCACATCGAAACATTCGCAGAAGGATCTGCTGGGAATTGTTCGGAAAAATTTTGATCTGCGCCCGGGCAAAATTGTGAAAGAGTTGAATCTGCGAAATCCAATTTATCAGCAGACAAGCACCTACGGTCACTTTGGCCGCGACGGTTTCTCCTGGGAGCAGCCAAAGCCCCTAATTTTTGATTGA